GAGTTCTATCGACAATGACACTTTTATTTTGATGAGACAAAGACCAAATTGCACTTTAGTGTCAGTGAACAGTGAAGACACACAGATGATGTCTTGCTCAGTAATAGGTTGTAATTTACAATTGTTAGTTGGTGTCATTGAGGTGTTTTAAATGTGTTCACAGCCTTCTTTGGTGCCATGATGAACTCCGGTGTGCATGTGCTGATGTACACATATTATGGCCTGTCAGCGATGGGCCCACGTTTCCAGAAATATCTCTGGTGGAAGAAGTACATGACTGTCATACAGCTGGTGGGTGTCTTCTCATGTATCTGAGGAAGTCCACTTTTTCTTGGAAGACATATAACAGAAGTTCTAAAATCAGGCTATTTTGGTCAGCTTTCTGCACGAGTACAAATGTGCAGAAAGCCTGATTTTAGAACTTCTGTCATATTAGATTTGTAAAAGACAGACTTGTCCTGCAAAGCCAGTTCCTGTAAATCAGTGCTGAATGGAATAATCATTCTGAATGAAGGAAATGTTAAGCTGAATTCCTGGTCCCTCTTTACTTAGGGATATATGACAAAGAAACACACTGGCACACACATACGCAACACAACGTGTGTATTCACTGAGCCTCTCCATTCCAGACTAGGCTGTTCCATTCGTGAGGGGGGGGGTAGGCTATTCTAATCTAAGTAAACTAACAGGAAATGCATGTTTTTGACGTActtatatgtcacagtagagattgtGATTCAGGACGATTggcgattgtcctaggacagatcacGATTGGAGCCTGTTCTTGGACTGCTACTAGAatgatgtgttttatttttaccttTTCCAGACCCAGTTCTTCATTGCATTTGCCCACTGTGTGCAGTCCCTGTATGTGGAGTGTGACTTCCCTGGGTGGATGCACTGGGGCTTGCTGATATATGCCACTTCACTAATCGTCCTGTTTGGAAACTTCTATGTAAATGCTTACAAGTGAGTAAATGTCAGATAAGTTTACTTGTTAAGCGACACCACTGGGGCTGGTCTTAAAACAAATGTCAGAGATACCGTGAGAACTGTAAATTCAGTTACAAACAATGTACTTGgtatgttatgttatgctaTGTTATTATAGCATATTGATTTGATATTACAGTGTGTCTCAGTGCACATACCCAGAACTTGATAATGATATGCAGACAGTATGTTACTGCCCGGATTCGCCATCTGGCTCATGTGATTGCTATATGATGATCTTGTTTTACACAGAACCTTCAATCATTCTCTAAGTCaaatgtattgtatgaaaaTGTGTCCCTGGAAATGAAGCTCTAAACTGGACAAATCAACCTATTACAGCTGAGTCGAGGAGTGATGTCTAATGTTCCATATATCTTATTCCCCAGGAAACCTAAGAAGGCTGTAGGAGAGGGGAAGACGTCAGACAAGGACAAGGCTGGGAATGGACTACAGCATAAGAATGGGTTTGTAAAAGCCAAGAAACAGCAGTAGAATAATAGAAAAATTGTTCAGAGTGAGGTAAGCAATGATCATGAGATTGACTTAAAACATTGCACCACGTAAACAATCAtgatttgttgtacatgtatttaggaaTAGAGTTTTAGAATGTTAAGAATTGGAATGTATAGGATAAGATTATACTCCCCAGTCTCAATGATGTGTGTCTGAGTTGTCTCTGCAGTATTAGCCTTTGTAGGAAATGCTGAATGATTGAGATATAGCACTAGAGATATGCATGTTAGTGTAATTTTAGGCTTAGTGTCGGTTGGTGTTGTAAGTGGTAACAGAAATTGTATAGGTGGACACAGACAAAAAAAGGATGGTCGGTTGAAGGACCTCAAAATGGCATCAGTCTTTGCATAGAAGCTTAAGCTTGGAGCTGACCTTTTGGGGCCAAAATTGTGATGGTTTCTGAGTGGGCCCAGGCTCTGTTGTAGTGAGATCTTGGACCCAATCAGAAACCGTCAAGATCATTTCACAATGTCAAGATCTGTTTAGAAATTACAAAACAGGGTTAGATAAGCTGACAAAGCAAAGCAACAATAAATTGTTTGTGAGGTTTTATAGATGAAAAATATTTCACCTCCACTACACCCTTTTTCTGTCCGGAGAAAATGTCAACTAAGGAGGATCACTATGGAATACTCGTTCAAATTAGTATATTGGTAGACAGAAAATAACCAACACTGCCAAACTCTGattttgtaaatatgaaatgaGATGCCACAATGGATTGATTTTGAAATAAGTTTTTGCAGTGAAAGTCAATAAGCTATGTCAGTTTTTCTAGGATGTTTACTTTGATGCTTTTAGGTATCAGTAATCAAGCAAGGCTAACTTTTGCTAATTGATTGAATAATTGTATTTTAAGCAAATCTGACTGAAAATGTGATAAgcaatacacatacatgtacatgtagcctatTGTTAGATGCAGCAGATAAAACTCAAGCCAAGTGTTTTGATATCAATGAGCTTATTATAGAAAAGGCATTGTGGTAACTTTGTCATCGATTTACTCAGTTAATTGTGAACTAGATCTTGAAGGAACTAAAAAGAGCATGGCTGATTTGGATATACAGAATCAGGACAATCTTTTTTAATCATGTGGAAGTTATTTTAAAGGTTTCAATGAGATTTTATTCTGAAAGAACCATATTAACTAACGTTAATTGTATAATGAATTATATTGCCAGTCACAGATATTTGAAATGTAGTAGTATGTAGGCAAACAACATATGTTATCTTTGGTACACCAATAAGGTTCCAAGCAGATTGTAACTTTGGTACATATTGAATCAACAGTGATTTGAGTAGCTAGAGAAATCAGGTCCACTTCTACATTCATGCATGCCAAAGCTTTCTGTGCCTTTTGTATAATTTCATGAATTTAACTTATTGCTCAGACTGTAGACGCTATATTATTCTCTAGTATTTCTATATAAGTGTATGTATCAGTGATTGATTTTAAGCTTGTAGCTGTCTATGCAAAGGTGATGTTACTCGTCTTGATTCAGGAAAATGGGACCATCTTCCATTCAATTCTAAATATGCCGAAATGCAAGTGATAGTACAAACCAATGTTGTGTGTAACTgttgtatcaaggaggttggttGTATGAAGTGCTTGTTCAACGCACGAGTAATTCAACCAATTTCCTCGTGGGTAGTCAGAGTTTGGCTATTCCTTTGCCAAAGAATAATGGTTGCCAATTGCCATAGGATATGCACTGCTGTTGCCTATGTGTAAGGAACTGCCTCCATCAAGGTAGAAAGAGAGGCCAGAACATTAGGACTTTGGTAGGAACATTTTCTTGAGTGTGTTTACCTCTTTTGTACCTCTTTTTTATGGAATGGCCTAGCAGGGTTTGAGGTCAGTGcttgtatatacacatgtatgttctgcaaatatttcatttgaAATTGGCATTGCTGAGAATATCTCATCATATAAGGATTGTCATTTAGACAAATAATGGAGAATGATTAAAGTAAGATGAATACTCGAGCATCTTGTTTTGGACACTAAAGGTCTTTCTTGTTGGACCTTATTTGAAGGTAAAGACATGTCTGttactttttgcattttgtaagGTCTAGAATATGTTAAATGTCACAATGTAGATTGCTGTCTTACATGTATGGCAAGTGACTTCACATCCATCAAGCAGTTGTTGCTATGCCATAATGTCACTCTCCAGGTAAATGGTTTTGGCGTGTACATACACAGCAATCTGGAGGGGAACTGGCCATGCTTGTTGGAGAGCTCCAGTGGGTTTGGTGAAAGTGGGACTCATTATTAGGGTTGGAACTTGAAAATCACATAGACTGCTATAGTTTCAAGAAGATTGGTGTACTCTAGATCTTATGACAttatgatctacatgtataagaaagtCTATCAAAAAGGATCTGAGCTCGCCTGGTAAAATAGAACATATCAACACATACTACAACCTGTATTTCACAACACAGGATAAGACTTTATTTTAACATTAATTTTGTTACCTTGTTATCCCTCAAATATGgatatcattttttattgatAACTTGGATATTCATGAACACTGTTGGACAGAGCCACTGGAATATATAAAGCTGATAGATCTCTGGACATACAATCCctgtaaaagtacaaaatttaTATCGCAAAGGCACAGAGGAAATTCATAATCTTGCATCCCAAGATTTGTACATAATTACAGGCACCTGATTTAGCACCAAGACAATCAGTTGCAACTTTCTGTTTATGTGATATACAGATGATAAAACACTGGCAGTGCTTGGTATGAGCCAAACTCCAAGTTGTAGACTCTTGCACAAAAACTGGCAGTGTTATAATTCAACATTAATAGTATACAGATATATTAATAGTTGGCAGAGtgtttgaaaaaacaacaacaaagcttAAAACACCCAGTCTGCTGGAAGCTATTGGTCAGAAATATTGTCCATAAAACTTACAATACTATAGCCTCCTTTGTGACGTGCATTGGTGTTTATTGCAGAGGGAGCGCTGATTCACAATTTTGAACGTTCGaacatacattgtgtacactGTATGGGCCAGGTTCTTACAATGTATGCTGGGAAGGTTAGttcgacatctgcacctgctaGCGGGCTAGTTTTTAGTGGAGCATTGCCGACATTAGAATCTAGCCAATAAGTTGAAATCGCAAACCAGCCCTCCCCAACAATAAATGCTAGTGCTCGTGGATGGAGACTAAATGTACGACATTATCTATAATGTAAGTAACTTGCATTTAGAACACTACAGGAGCagctttttttttgtcaatgatCTGCTTACACTAGGGTACATGGAAGACTATACTATGTAATTTTCGCGTTTCTTTTTGTGGTGATAATTAAGTCGCGTTTTTAATAGTCCTTCAGGTCTTCTTAACACTCATGTCCAGAGGCTCCTCCTGTTCACCACTGTCTTCCTTATCCCTCTCACATTCTGGTTCCCTACCTCCTGGGGAATGCTCTGCGGGAGGGAAGAAAACGTGATGAATTTTTGTCCTTTTTGGTGAGGGAGCCTCTGTGATCCGTACATGCACGTGTGTGTCAGCTGACTCAGGGCGATGTGGAGGCTGAAGGTATGGCTTGGTGGTGTTAGAACCTGCAGTTCCACCATTGGTGTTATTGGAAACATCGAGGCTTGCTGTGGAGTAAGGAGTTGCACCATCAACTGAAAATCTCCTTTTCTTGAAAATAGGTGGGGCGGTGGTTGCCTTTGGTATGTTGTCTGTCGTTCTGTGATACCCTCGACTGGGCACAACTGATGAAGGCATTGCCTGATGACGAAGCATCCTATTCAGTTCAATATACTGGGAATCTAAACTAGGCCTGAAGTTCCTTACATTGTTTTCATTAGCTGCTGGTGTGTCCTCTGATCTGTATGGTATCTTCACCGGTACAGTGTCTTTTTCCATCTTAGGGACAGATGTTACGTTTGCTACCTCTTGTGGCATAGAATGAGATCTCCTGAACATCTTAACGTCCAGAGCTTGGCTATAGCCAGGAGATACGGACGATGATGCTCCCTGTGAGGGCATTTGCTGACCAGATCCTTCTTCAGACTCTTTTTGCATAGAGGAGGATACGTTTTCGACACTGGTCCCGTACAACCTTTGCGTTTCTTGCTGCATGTTGCCTAAGTTGTTGTGTTGGGGTTTGGCCTCTACCTTCCCCTCGGCATCCAGATCCAGGACCCCCATCTTGTTGTGTGGCTCATTGGTGAGGGGCGGCGCGTTACGTGATGTGGCACTTGTGGACCCACTGCGATTCCGACGCCGGTTGGCACGATCAGCGTGGATGTCCTCCAGCCCTTTCAGAAACCTGGATGAAACAAATAAAAAGCTGAACCAACTTTCAAACACATGTCAGGGCAACTGAattgattacatgtatgaacTATTACAAACGGCAAACCTGATAACTTAAAGGTATTATTGATAATGCGTAacaggtaaaaagatatgccaaatacaATTACTCAAGCGACAGGATACGatcttggaaacggtcagacgtttcaggtagtatTCACTACCTCTAGCTTtcgtgtcactgacgaaaggtagtggattctacctgaaagtCTGAGTCTGACCTTGCACTCGCACAGTAATGTTTTAAACATTGCAGAGAGGAAGCTCTAACCTGTATGTGAGTCTCTGGGACCCTTCCTTCACCAGGATGTCCATGCGGTAGTAGTACCTCATGGCACGAGAGAGCTTCTCGTACGTCATGTTGTCACGGTTCTTCTGCTTGCCCCACAGCCTGAGAACAAGATCACGTTTGTGATATCACATACATAATCAGTTTCATATTTAGTTTCAGTAGTTTAACTAGTCCAGGCATATTCTGTTACTAGAAGCAGATATAGGATAGCTCTATGTAAATGGCAAAAAGTACTTTTCCCCCTTTATCAACTAACTATCTTGAAAAAGTGAAGTAGGTAGTCTTAATTACTTTCCATGCCCATTTTCTTTACACTTTCTCCCCATTATCAAGATACACAGTGAAAGATTAACATGTCCTCACCTTGCAATGGCGTTGGCATTGACGATACGGAAGACCTTTCTCGGCTTGTCGAGCCACTTGATGGCGTGCTTGTACTTCTCCTCGTTTGCCAGGAGACGTAACAGGAACTCCCATAGCAGACGGCATTCTGGGAATGAGAGAGGACATGGTGGCTTCTGTTAGAACAGTATGTGATTTGAATTTTAGTACGTTATATTGTGGTCTGTCACAACAATTACAATAGGGTCTGCAATGACTTTTTAGATGCTTAAGCTCCATGGTATCAAATGATTGTCAGAGCTGAAAATTGTTATCATAAAAATAACTTTCTTTTCCTGAGTTCAGTTCCTGAGTTCAGTGAATAAATTGTCAATGCAGCAGATTCGCTtttataaaaatgaaaaatgaactATTGTAGAAATGAAATTCTGTAGTCTTTTTagaattgaaattgaaattaaaatgGATGATCCAGACATTTTGCATGCTCAGCTGGATTGATTGTCTGTTGGTGATGTAGTCAAGCTTAAAACAAGTTGAAAATCCTCACTTGTACCTCTGACCGGTGCCCCTGGCGGTGTGTTAGTCTGTGGTGGGGGTTTCTTCCTGTACCCTGGCCAGTAGAGCCGCGGCCTTCCCCTTCCTCGTTTCACTGGGGGTGGGGGCGGGCCCCGGGGATCGGGATGGGGCATTGGCAGGATAGGCACCAGGGATGTGGGCTGGGCTGTTGGACATCACAAAGAGAAATAGTTGACGACATGTTTgcaagataacagttactcaggcaactgggaCTCAAGGAGCAGGTGCTTAAGTAACtgttgttttgtcttatcaCTTGGTTGTGACATGTCTTTACTTTAATGACGTAACACCGAGTTCCTTTTTCTGATGCACTGCACAAAATTCCCCAGACCCAAATGATCACATTAGCATTTCACCAGCCACCAAACCATCCACAATTATCCTGTAAATATTACTTTAAGGTCTGCCACTGTAAGAATGGGAaagctagcctggtatcctggTATCtctgtggagaggacagaagagtcttgggagctataatacagctggataccaggctatggaAAAGCAGGAACAACTATGCCATAAACAGATAAACCAGGAATTCAAAACCACAGGGCACCAGCTATAGTAACCTTCCACCCCTGCCATTTCAGAGATGGTATGACCTTGACCTTACATGTTGTGACACCTTGGAAGAGCTTAATGTCATTAGTAGGGGTGGTCAGTGTTGTGGAAGATGACTGGGAGTTGTGGACCCTTTCCCAGAATTCCTTACAGTATCCTTTTCTATCCCTGGTCAGCATCTGTCTCAGGATATGCTGCTGTGCGGCTTCCTCACTGGGTTTCTCTACAATGTCAAACACATCATAGTCTCCTTGTCATCTAGTTTCTTTTTCAAATCTACTACTGATAGGTGTAAAACAGACAATAATACAACGACCTTGACCCGGCAAGCTGCGTACCTTCATTGACAGCTTGTTGGGCCGATGGCTCCACGGTGTTGGGTGTGACTGCTTCTTCACCCTGGTCTTGCCCTGCCAGACACAGCTTAGTTAGGACATGTAGGAGGGGTTTGCAATCTTACAAGTAAGAAGTTTTTTATTCTAATACTTTTTCTTTTTAACTTGTTCAAGCATTATTACATATGTTTATTCTCTGTTAGTTCAACCACCTGATTCTGCAAATGTCAGTGCATTACaatttaattatgtaaattgaagTTTTGAGACCAAGTGTTTTGTGAGTGATAGAATTTGACCTTCATAATGTTTACTTCTGGTGTTATTCAAGTTCACACGAGCTCTTTGaatcaacaagataactcaccTGTCACATCTGATGGTTCCTCCTCCCTATGTTCTGTCTTGATGATAACTGGGGAGCGCTGCTGGTGTGTGCTGTGGTCATGACCTTGCCTATTCTCTGGGGCCACCCCATAACCCTCCTCCGGGCCCTCTGGTCTCTCAACCTTGACCCGTACATCTGTCATCGCGGGTGTGTGTTCCTGGACCGGGGCACTGGGCGGGTCCTCGGGTCGACTGCTTACAGGTCTGTCCTGTGGGACGCCTCTGAGGTCGTACACCTGCTGTCCTGGTGACGGGCCGCTAGGCGGCGCTGTCGGCACGGCGAGCCTGTAGATGGGCGGCACGGGGAGCGTCCGGAGGTTTGGATCACTTGTGGAGTTGGGCGGGAAGACGGGTCTTGGGGGTTGGTCAACGGACACCGGGTGTTCCCCACTTGTAGGCACTTGTTCGGGTCCTCGGTCCCTCTCTTGCCGGGAATATTGAGGGAAAACAGGAACTGGAAGACGGTGCCTGGCAACCATCTCGTGTAGAGGTTTGCCGTCTGGTCCCAGGATCTGCGCGGGGAGCGGCAAGCGCATGTAGGGGAAGAGAGGCGGTCGCCGTGCTCTGAGCTGCTCAATGGTGCTGTGTAAGAGTGGCAGCCTGGCATCTCCACGGATTAGGTGTGGTCCCAGGGCAGTATGGCCTGGTGGGACGGCTGGGGGCATGTTTCCATCCCGAGTTTGTGTGTGACTTGGCTCCGATGCTTTGCTCGTATCGGACACAGCGGACTTCAGACCGTCGACACCGGCAGTTTCCTGTGTCTGCGTTGATTGTGCATTTGACTCTTTCTTCTCCTGATGATCGGTGGTTGACGCCTGTTGCTGTGCCCCATTCTGCGAGGAGCGCGTGACTGGCCTCTGTGCTATTGACGCAGGTGTGCTGGTAGGGGTTGTTCCCTGTTGTGCAGGCAACGCGTGCAACGGTGGTCCATGCAGCTGTTGAAGGACGGCTGCCTCCCCAACCACTGGACCGGTATGAGCGGGAGGTCGGACAAAAGAACCCCCTTGCAAATGAGCCTGAAACTGTACCTGATCGAACGGTCGGATGACCCGACCAGGCTCTGCGTACACCATGTATCTTCTCTCAGCCCTCAGACTTTCTTCGTTGATGGACCTGTCGTAGAGTTTCATTCTGCGCGCGTCCCTCTCCCTCAGCTTGGCAAGCTCTCTTTCTATCTCAGGGCATGGAATAAAGATGTTCTCTCCGACTCTGGGAGTCTTCTCTCCTGGCAAACTTGGAGGTGACATCATCCGTCCTTGAACTTCAACTCCCTCCACAGTGGGCCCGACCCTGATGACCTTGGCAGCGCGCTGATCGTGGTTGATGGGATTGGCAGTCTCCCTGACGACAGCATCTACACTCCATCTTCTCTTGGGGTGCCTCGACATCGGATCTGTCTTGTGACCTTGGACTGAAGCTGGGTCCTGGTTTGTCGATTTTTTCTGGTCTTCTTCGCATCGGGCTGAGTTTGGCACGACGGGTGCCACCATAGGCCGCTGTATGACCGCCTCATGGCCACTGCTACTATCTGTCAACGTTGTTTGTGACCCTGTAGTGATGACACTGGTGGGACTATCCTCGATCTTCGTGAGCTCCGGCATGGTCGGGCTTCCTGTCGTGCCAACGGGTTCGTCCTGAACTTGTAACTCTGGCGCCGACAGCACAGAGGGCAGCAGCTTGTCGTGCTGTTCTTTCAGTCTGTGAAGCTGTGCCGAGGCCGTGCGGACTATCTCTGAACTACCGGTCGGACTGCATGACGAGGTCACGAGTTTCTCGACTTCACTCGGCTTGTCCGTCTCCGTTTCCGACTTCTGGGAAGCCACAGGTTGGGTAGGGACGGGGTCCCCTGAGTCCAAGAGCCTCGTTATGGTGGCCCCCGGGGACGACACGGTGATCTGAGGGGACGGGTTGGTGGATGGAGGGGTGGGGTAGCACATAGGGGCGTTACGGGGTTGGCTGATTGGAATGTTGTTCCTCGCTAAGTGCTCGTAGCCTGGAGGAAATGTGGAAATGAGGAACAGTGCGTATTTTAATCACACTGACGACAAACGTATCGTAAAAGTACAAGAATACTGTATAGTATCAACgaaccacacacaaacattggCCTTCTCTCAGTTTGACGTTTTTATGAAATTGTGCAATTAAGCGTAAAAGCAAAGGTACGCCATTTCCGGGTGAAAAAAACGTCAATTCCGGTCTACCCACCTTGCAGTAAGTTGTGCAACAGGTTGTAGAGGACGTCACCGGCGAACGGGACGCGGTCGGTGAACCCTTCCTTCCCGAGCAGGCTCAGAGCCTTGCCGTTCATGCCGAACCTCTGTTCATCCACGCCGGTCAGAGAGAACTCGTCCACCGCCCAGCGAACCCAGGTCAACACGTCGGCCTTGGTCCACTGGTACGGGTGGATACCGGCTGGAAAAGACAGGGATAGATTCATGTCAGATTCTTACTTACATGTACGGATCTGGGGCAGGAGGGCTATTGAtattccaaaaataaaaatttctgTCGTTCTGTCGTTAATTCTTCCGGCAGATCACgctaaggtcaatgacctattTTTCAGGTGCCCCTGGCTAGCTTTACAGGGGTATTACAGAGGACTAGCAAAATTGCATAAACCAAAGTACGAAAACTAATAGTCTAGCGAACTACTAGTAACCCAACTATGGGACTTTCTTCATATATTTAAGATTTAACAACGAACGCGTCACCTTCACGTCGTTTCTCTTGTTTGATAAGTTGTTGAAATGAAGACCAGGAAGACTACCTGTGTGCCCTCGGGTAAAGTGTCAAATTAAGGAAAATTTGATACAGAGATGAGGGGAACACGTCAGACGAGATAGCCACTTACCCAGCGGCATGGGTTTGTTGTGTTGCCATGCAGGCATGATGATTCTGGACACGGGAGGTGACGTCACCGTGGGTCGCGTCAGCTGTGCCTGGGAACGAGGGTCGGGGTGCCTCGGGTTGTGGGGTGGGAAGGGCTGCTGTACCCCGGATGTAGGGAACGGTTGGGAGGGGGCATCGTTGTGGGCCAGCATAGGGTGGTTAAAGCCGAGGTACTGAAGAGGCACTCCGATGTCCCGCGCTATTTCCTGTACGGAAACAAAAGGCGAATCAACGCATAACTCATGAGCGTGAAATTGATAATGCCTCATTCAAAGTGTGTAGAAATATGTCGCGATGGCGTAGcatgttggaaatgtgactaTCATTTCCCTGGGTGCAGTTCAGCCTTGTATACACGCTTTTGGAAGCCAGCTGCAGCTATCTGACATGATCACTCTTTGAATGAAGTCGGGTATGGATGGCCTTGGCTTTTGTCATCTATTTCCGTCGCCCAAAAACTAAGTTAAACGACAACCTATCCGAATAAGAAAAGGAGTGGAAGAGCATATAACATCATACATGTTCAAAGAAATCTAGTCCGGTCTCTTGTACAAGTTAGATTTTTTCAGAGCCGTTGGGCACAGCCACTCACAGGTATGGGGCCGCAAAACGTTAGACGTCGCAAAATCGTGTCGTAGCAGCAACGGCAAATGCACTACAAGTTGTTATTCCACAAAAGCGCCACAAACCACGTTTCAATCCATTTTCTGAACCCTGCATTTCCGCGTGTACCGTTACCTGAGTGTTCTATATTGTGAGCCTGTGTTTAATGTGCTCTATTTCCGGGTCAATCCCGTTAAGCGTGGCCGGGGAGGACCCTGCCCTGCCTGATGTTTACATGTCAGCCCAGCACGTGCTGGCTGGGGCGACACGGAAACAAATCTGGGAAAAAAACATTGCTGGTGTCGATAGAGTTCAAACACACAAAGGGGGGCAAATGCGGGGAATTTAAGGGTCTTTCCCTGCATGCAGCCACACGTTTGTACAGCGCCATGCATGCACGTTGCCTTAGTTTAAGGGCGAATATTGGCATATACAGAAAGGGCCATATTGTATATAGTTAGTTATTCCGATTCGGAGGATGAcaaaacattatacatgtacaatcaggCATATACCTATTGATTGTAATTTCATAATGACGATTATGATTTCTTATCTTGCAATCAAACACTTTGACAGCTCTGCCCCCGCGTAGGAAACACCTATCAAATTTACGACCAGTGACTGCTCACAAACATAAGACCAATCCTTTTGTCAATTTAGCAGGTTACATTTTGAAGAACGCAGATTATTATAGTTCGAATGTTAGAACAGCATCATTCCAAGGTCAACAGCCCGGAATGTATTTCTTTCTGCTCTGAACTATCTTGTGCAATTTTATAgtcaaatttcctttttttcgaGTTTCATACACTGGGTATGAAATTGAAGCCCCCACGATGAGACTCGGTAATGTCATCAAATGTATCGATTTGATATAAACAACTAAATGAAAAGACTAAGTGAGGTTACGAAAATCAACACGCATGAGCGACTGAGGTGATTGTTTCTAGACGGTGT
The sequence above is drawn from the Branchiostoma floridae strain S238N-H82 chromosome 4, Bfl_VNyyK, whole genome shotgun sequence genome and encodes:
- the LOC118413897 gene encoding bromodomain-containing protein 4-like isoform X4, with protein sequence MAGAGGGHESSGQPPPGPVIYSVHSGAHIPQEIARDIGVPLQYLGFNHPMLAHNDAPSQPFPTSGVQQPFPPHNPRHPDPRSQAQLTRPTVTSPPVSRIIMPAWQHNKPMPLAGIHPYQWTKADVLTWVRWAVDEFSLTGVDEQRFGMNGKALSLLGKEGFTDRVPFAGDVLYNLLHNLLQGYEHLARNNIPISQPRNAPMCYPTPPSTNPSPQITVSSPGATITRLLDSGDPVPTQPVASQKSETETDKPSEVEKLVTSSCSPTGSSEIVRTASAQLHRLKEQHDKLLPSVLSAPELQVQDEPVGTTGSPTMPELTKIEDSPTSVITTGSQTTLTDSSSGHEAVIQRPMVAPVVPNSARCEEDQKKSTNQDPASVQGHKTDPMSRHPKRRWSVDAVVRETANPINHDQRAAKVIRVGPTVEGVEVQGRMMSPPSLPGEKTPRVGENIFIPCPEIERELAKLRERDARRMKLYDRSINEESLRAERRYMVYAEPGRVIRPFDQVQFQAHLQGGSFVRPPAHTGPVVGEAAVLQQLHGPPLHALPAQQGTTPTSTPASIAQRPVTRSSQNGAQQQASTTDHQEKKESNAQSTQTQETAGVDGLKSAVSDTSKASEPSHTQTRDGNMPPAVPPGHTALGPHLIRGDARLPLLHSTIEQLRARRPPLFPYMRLPLPAQILGPDGKPLHEMVARHRLPVPVFPQYSRQERDRGPEQVPTSGEHPVSVDQPPRPVFPPNSTSDPNLRTLPVPPIYRLAVPTAPPSGPSPGQQVYDLRGVPQDRPVSSRPEDPPSAPVQEHTPAMTDVRVKVERPEGPEEGYGVAPENRQGHDHSTHQQRSPVIIKTEHREEEPSDVTGQDQGEEAVTPNTVEPSAQQAVNEEKPSEEAAQQHILRQMLTRDRKGYCKEFWERVHNSQSSSTTLTTPTNDIKLFQGVTTSQPTSLVPILPMPHPDPRGPPPPPVKRGRGRPRLYWPGYRKKPPPQTNTPPGAPVRGTKCRLLWEFLLRLLANEEKYKHAIKWLDKPRKVFRIVNANAIARLWGKQKNRDNMTYEKLSRAMRYYYRMDILVKEGSQRLTYRFLKGLEDIHADRANRRRNRSGSTSATSRNAPPLTNEPHNKMGVLDLDAEGKVEAKPQHNNLGNMQQETQRLYGTSVENVSSSMQKESEEGSGQQMPSQGASSSVSPGYSQALDVKMFRRSHSMPQEVANVTSVPKMEKDTVPVKIPYRSEDTPAANENNVRNFRPSLDSQYIELNRMLRHQAMPSSVVPSRGYHRTTDNIPKATTAPPIFKKRRFSVDGATPYSTASLDVSNNTNGGTAGSNTTKPYLQPPHRPESADTHVHVRITEAPSPKRTKIHHVFFPPAEHSPGGREPECERDKEDSGEQEEPLDMSVKKT